In a single window of the Salvelinus namaycush isolate Seneca chromosome 18, SaNama_1.0, whole genome shotgun sequence genome:
- the LOC120063531 gene encoding solute carrier family 2, facilitated glucose transporter member 11-like — MKRPNKSLLLAVCAACIGGTFQYGYNISIINAPTKSVQNFINQTWLERYDEDISEHYLTLLWSNIVSIFTIGGFIGATIGGTLAIRYGRKGTLMMNNALALLAALLMGLSYPTGLFELLIVGRFFTGVNAGIGICVQPLYLGEIAPRALRGAMAMGTSIFITGGILTGQVIGLNELLGKEEHWPILLCTTCIPAFLQLLILPWFPESPRYLLIDRGDDVGCRKAMKQLHGTDNFDREREDMERERVSAIGIKPKKPWQLFMDRSLRWQVLTIILLNAAQQLNGINAIYFYTDYVFEQAGIPDVNIPYVTVGTGACECLTALTCGMLIETLGRKVLIIGGYTLMAFWCICFTLTLTFQGAGLWMPYLSMGCIFAFILSFGLGPGGVTNILTTELFTQTSRPAAYMIGGSVNWLSFFVIGMVFPFIVTKLQQYCFLVFLVISVLVAVYIFLVVPETKNKTFLEIHTEFQSGDKRKASKADDGPRTTLLSTPL; from the exons ATGAAG CGTCCGAACAAATCCCTTCTACTGGCAGTTTGTGCAGCTTGCATTGGAGGAACCTTTCAATATGGTTATAATATTTCAATCATCAATGCCCCCACCAAG TCTGTGCAGAATTTCATCAACCAAACCTGGCTGGAGCGCTATGATGAGGACATTTCAGAGCATTACCTCACTCTCCTGTGGTCCAACATTGTGTCCATTTTCACAATAGGAGGATTTATTGGAGCAACTATAGGTGGAACACTGGCCATTAGATATGGGAG GAAGGGGACACTAATGATGAACAACGCATTAGCCTTACTGGCTGCTCTGTTGATGGGCCTGAGCTACCCCACTGGATTATTTGAACTGCTCATCGTTGGACGATTTTTCACAGGAGTAAATGCGG GTATCGGCATATGCGTTCAGCCACTGTATCTGGGGGAAATCGCCCCAAGGGCACTTCGTGGTGCCATGGCAATGGGGACTTCTATTTTCATCACCGGGGGCATCCTTACTGGACAGGTGATTGGGCTTAA TGAGCTCCTCGGTAAAGAAGAACACTGGCCCATCCTGCTCTGCACCACCTGTATCCCAGCGTTCCTGCAGCTCCTCATACTGCCCTGGTTCCCAGAGAGCCCTCGCTACCTGTTGATCGACAGAGGGGATGACGTTGGATGTAGAAAAG CGATGAAGCAACTCCACGGCACTGATAACTTTGATCGCGAGCGGGAggacatggagagggagagggtcagCGCCATTGGCATTAAACCCAAGAAGCCCTGGCAGCTGTTCATGGACCGCAGCCTCCGCTGGCAAGTCCTCACCATCATCCTGCTCAACGCTGCCCAGCAGCTCAACGGCATCAACGCT ATATATTTCTATACAGATTATGTGTTTGAGCAGGCCGGAATTCCAGATGTCAACATACCCTACGTAACTGTGGGCACAGGAGCCTGTGAATGCCTCACTGCCCTTACCTGT GGCATGCTGATCGAAACTCTGGGACGAAAAGTGCTTATCATCGGAGGGTACACCCTAATGGCTTTCTGGTGCATTTGCTTCACTCTGACCCTCACCTTCCAA GGAGCAGGCCTATGGATGCCATATCTTAGCATGGGATGCATCTTTGCTTTCATACTCAGCTTTGGCTTGGGACCAG GTGGGGTGACAAACATCTTGACCACTGAGTTATTCACCCAAACCAGTCGGCCTGCTGCGTACATGATTGGAGGGTCCGTGAACTGGCTCAGCTTCTTCGTCATTGGCATGGTGTTTCCATTTATTGTG ACTAAGTTGCAGCAGTACTGTTTCCTGGTGTTCTTGGTGATTTCTGTCTTGGTGGCTGTATACATATTCCTGGTAGTCCCTGAGACCAAAAACAAAACCTTCCTGGAGATCCATACCGAGTTCCAGTCCGGAGACAAGAGGAAGGCTTCAAAAGCAGATGACGGCCCAAGGACAACATTGTTGTCAACCCCTCTGTGA